The stretch of DNA ATGTTAAGAAACTCCTCGTCGCTGTAACGGGTACAAAGGACCTGAGAAAAATTCGATGCATATCATACAATCATCTTTGAAATGTAAATAACCAACAAAATGTCATTTCTATGCTTAGCCACATACCGCTGGAAAATCAAAAGGTTTGCCATCAAGTATTTCTGGAAGAACCTAAAGACGCAAAGTATAGGAACATCACAAGACACATTACACAGAAAAATAGTACCAATTGTCAAGAACAATCAAGACATCAATAGCAACAATGCTCAGAATCTTACAGCGAGAAACCGAAACTCAACCTCCCTCTTGATAAAATCCGGAATCTGGCAATTCATCCCTATAAAATGTTAGCTCCATTTGCTCAGTTAACAgcacaaacacaaaacaaaacgaaaacaaagcattcaatgattaaagaacaaaaaatttaacaCAGCACCATACCTCGGATTTTCTGATCTCAAAAACAGTCACAATAAGTGTTTCTCCTTCACATGGCTCCACACTCAAGCTCGAAATCTCCTAATAAAGTTTTCATCAACACAGAAAATACAAATTCAGTCCAAACGCAAACCGCAGCAACCAATTTTCATGTACGTTCAAATGGAAACATAGTAAtaatgcattttcattttgagtATAAAAAGAAACCAAACATTTTTCCTTCGTTCTAAATTTTCAGGAAAAACAAAGAGGCGAGTTAAGAAGGGATGAGAAGTAACCATGGTTTCTGGTTTGGCGATTCCGCGCTCGAAGAAAACCGGAGCAACGTGAGCGAACACGCGACGGAATCCGTTCAGCCTCGCCACTCGGAAGTTGAGCAGATCAGGGAAAGTGCTTCTTGCGCTTCTCTCTACATTTCATAATACAGCGGTTACGAAAACGGTTAAGGCAACAAACGGTTATGATGATTGGACGTACCAGAGAGGAGAGAACCGAATCCGCAGATCGATATGTAACCGTCTGGAGAGACGAGAGACTCGAAGTCCGACTCGTCGTTGAGTTCGGTGAGAGGATGTTGTTGGCTTGCCGGAGAGTGTGAACGGAGGGCGGCGGTGGACATGGCGGCGGAAGGAGGGAGTTGGCCGAGAAATGGTTTGCAGtttggaagagaaagaagagttgAGAAGTGTGAGAGGGAGAAGGAGAGGGTTGCGCGTTGGTTAAACGCGCGTGAGGTGAGTAGCGGAGGGAGTGGGAGTGGTAGTGGCAGGGTGGTGGCGTTCATAGCAGCAGAGAAAGCTGCTTGTAGTTCACGATTTCACAGTGAACACAAAAGTCAAAAGCCTATAGCAGCAATGCCACATACCTCGTGGATGGATTGGTCATTTCGCGATATTATTAGGGTGTTTTTGGTCAATTCAGTATCAGATGATTTGTATTGGTCAGgaaaagtattataaaaataacgTGAATGGTATGGTAGCTAAAAAGTGATacctatttattaaaaaaagttaaaaattaatatttaatttaaaagatataaaaataaattatttttaaaaaattaaaacttaccaCCAAAAGTAAATTAGGCAACTATGAAATTGGCCTAAAAATATATTCGGGCAAAAACATAAGAGAAGCTTGTGATTTTATTGGAGACAAATAGCTTCATATTACACTATGACAGCATGATACATAGAAGAACACAGTTCAAAATTGAGACATTATTAAAAGTGTGTGCTAACATGGCTATACATTATATGATGGTGATGTGAGAAAGTTATTATGGGGCTGAAAGAAGAGGCAGATAGCTGAGATGTCATCAATGGCAATGCCTCTTCGCTTCCTCTTCCATTCATGCTTAGCGCATTTCACCAATCTCTCGGCagcttttcctttctcttcACTTGAACCAACGATTTTCACTGCTTCTTGGTTCGAAATTACATCCCATACCTTTAATTTTATGCAGAAACAATTAATCAGCTTACACACTTCGTATAAATTCCGGGAGTTGATATGACATGTGTACATGTATATGTAGTATCAAGTATTTTTCCATGTAAAAATGTTtttatgtaaatataataactaaaatattgacatatattaaaaaagaaaggcaTTGTATGATTGATGAGAGACATAGAATAAGGTGCATAATTATTAAAGCAAGCATGCATACCCCATCACTAGCCAAGATGAGAAATTGATCTCTAGAGTTTAGCTTCCTTTGAGTGACTTCAGGCACAGAGATTAGTCCAAAATCCTTGACACAATAATCACCCAATGCTCTTGATATTGCAAGTCCTGGTGTTTTACCATTTGGCATCCACACCCTATACACTCCTGGCTCATCTTCTAGACAAAACACCCTCCCTCTTGATTCCATTATCCTCTCTGCCTCCTCTGAATTTACCAAAcaaccaaataataataagcacttgttattatgttattatgtaTGATAGTGTAGAATGTAGCATACTAGGTAAATTTGGCTTCATGTCAGTTGTAAGCTGAAGGGCACTTAGTGTGCCACCATCTAAAGTTGTTGCCAATACTGCCCTTGAATCTCCTAAGTTTGATATAATCAGATCTTCACCCTGAAACATTAGTCACACAAACTTCAGGCACATTGACATGACATAGATATATTATGTTGTCAagatttatatattttcaaatgtTCATTAATATTAAACTATCAATATAGATGGGTCTGTTATGATGTGTATAGGTAAAGGAGAATTTTTATATGTTCCAATGGAACTCAAATTCTTTCTCCACAAGAATTTTATACCATTAAAATGTTTTGGAAAATGTAAAAAGTAATAActtataaaagaaataaaatgtaGAGATGATATACAGAGTACAAAGTTTTTAGGGCATGGTGTACACATTTTAGACTATGTAACCAATCAATGTATTTTTAgtagaaaacagaaattaaCCTATCTATAAGGTAAAATTGATCATTTTAGttttataaatatgaaaaaaatgaaagtaaattgaaGATAGGTAAACCTGTTTGATAACTGTCAAAGCTGTAGTACCACTTTGAAAGGAATCAATCCCAGTATTCTGCTTTAGATGATGATCAACAGCAGCACAAGTCTTTATGCATGCCTGCTTCCATATGTCAAATTCATGGTGGTTCCTCCTATCTGCTTCCATCTTGTAATTCAGGTCAAGAGATGTTGCAGCAAGATTTTCCTTCAAATTGCATAGCAAAGAGGCAGGGACAAGTTTCATGACACTTTTGGACACATAGTGTCCCCAAGGGCCATGTCCATCAAAAACTCCACACAATATCATGTCTTCTTGCCAACCAAATTCCTAGCAACAGgaacaaattattaaatttagaaACATTATGTCATGTTCCATGCTAATCAAATTCTTTAGGGTGCGTTTGCAAGTTGGAATTGTGTTAACTCTTAAGGACATGGACTATGAGATCCAAGACAGAATTGATCACCACATAACTCCTGATCCTAATACCTCGAGCACTTCTTAACTTGAGCGTTGAAGTCTTTACAGAAATATTTTCTTGGGGAATTGTCGGTCTATAGCAAGGAGAATCGCAACAACCTCATATCTCGATCCTTACACAAAGGCTATGTACACAAACACCCTCTTAAAAGTTTATGTCCAATTTATGCTTGTAAAGGCAAAATTTCAACTTTAAGAATGTTTTCATACCTCCCAAACAATGAGGCGATCTTGATTGACTCCTTTCTGGCCCTTCTTTGTGAAAACTGAGGCAAAGTTGTTGGCCTTGGAAGACTTAACAGTTCCTGATGAACTCAATAACAAGCcattcttccttgcttccttcgCGAGTGCTTTCACGGCTTTCCTTTCATCATTGTCATCATCGTTTGGACAACTTTTCTTTCTTGCAAATCCATTGAGAAGAGATGGAAAAAGAACCATGGCTGCTGCTACATTCCAATCAAAGTTGCAACACACtgccaaaacaaaaatatttgatcCTTATTAATGTTTCTATATATCTTGTTGTAGCTAGAAATGCAAAGATTGAAAAGAAGTTAGTTGAAGCTTCAAAAAACAACCATCTACTACACAAAGATAAGAATGATGAGCGAGTATATAAATTGTTTACTTGTTATTCAAGAGATGAACATGATAAATATGTGACATGACAAGTGTAATAAAGGAAAATAAGCATGTTACATatcatttagaaaagaaaagaacctTGAGAATATGATATTTGCTATAGCTTCCTAACTCAACCCGAAGTAATAATTAAGATGAAAAAAGAATTGACATGAAATTTGATCATTCAAAAGTAGTAAACAAAAAGGGtatgttatattatatatatgcctGAGATTGGAATTGGCCACAAGCAATTCCTAGCACATGCCAGAACTTGAGGAACTAAGAGATGGTTCTGTGAAGTTATGTGTTACTTACAACACCCCATTAAAGCCAAATTGCAAGCACAAGTAGGTGTACGGACGTGACTTTATTTCTTGTAACTTACAATGTGAATGTAAGGCTCGTCTTATTACCATAGCAACCATTTAATTTGCTTTGGCCATCATAAAGTACACAACACATGGGCTTTTTGGGCAAACTAAAGATGATCAAACGTCATGGTTAACATAAGGTTAACAACTTTAAGGGTCCAAAGTAGTAATTAAATATTGCCGCAActaaccaagttgggttggtctagtggttagctcactagtcctcttaagcaagtgtcggggaTTCAAATCCCGCCTtatgcatgcagcaacccattggccagcggcaaacccttaaatggaacTCAATACCGTGGCGGATTAGTTCTTGGCCTGTCGGGTTGGGGGATACTGTGGgagaccaaaaaaaatattgccgCAACTTAATTTGTATAAACCAACGTTACTTAGTCGAGTGGTAGACATGTTTGTTTCATAGTTATATTGTATATCATATTTCGGATAGAAGAATAGATAACAATAtgatattttatcaaatttatggTATGTCAGaataaatattttctatatattacTTCGATATATAATACTTATACAAAATACTTAAGTCCATTATTAGCATAACTCAAAATACAAGTTTTTGTTCTTTTCAATCGGACACTGCCCTTCCACCACCTCATCTCTTTACTAGTATTTATTTTCTTgtgaatttgtttgtttattctACCTCTTTTTAACACTTTTCGTGATTGCCGCTTCATACTTTGTCCAAATGACAGATTATCACCATTTCTGTTGATGATATCTAAGATGATTTAATTCGCAATTCATAGTGTTTTGATGCGTAGAAGAACCGCGATTTAGAAGAATGCACATGTCAACTGATAAATGGTAATGTCACCTCATTGATAAATTCCTGTAATTCTGGTTTATTATATTCGTAGTGATTTGAGTTCCAACTCTTGTGatttaaacataatataaataaaaagttgCATTAGAATAAACAATTACAGCTCcttgaaataaatatatatagtttcTACAAATCCGTTTTGTACGAGGTCGGTatttaacaaatatattttGCTATAGCGCGCAACTTGACAGAAAAGTaatgactaaattaaaattctgTGAACGAAATCAGATTGTATTTTAGTGGTTAGCTTTAAATTAAGTGATCTTCAATCTTTGATTAAGTACAATTTCAAGTAGAATGAAATATTCTAATATGGAGACTCAATCAGATGACAACACCACGTAATATTTCTATGAAACACATCCCTTATGATATGTACCAAACACAATGCTATCTCATGGCAAGATGGTTTTAGAAGGCCCTAGGTAACCAACTTGGATTGGTCGAAtggtcagctcactcgtccACTTAAGTAAATATTGTGTTTTGAAACCCGCCTTGTGCATGTAGTAACTCCCATTGGCCAGCAGTAGACCTTAAATAAAACTCCGATCCGTGACGGATTAGTTTTTGACCTATCAAGTTGTAAAATACCATGGGTAACAAAAAAGAAGGCCCTAGGATGTCAAGGTCAAACAAGTGGCCACAtgatatcatatttttttattacttagaATGGAATGGAATAGGTTAACAAACTAAGAACGAATTCATGGCTTGGGTTGCTTTATGGGGAAGGCTGACACGCATGATTGCTATGTGATCATTATTgtgtaataaataataatgactGAACCTTTATCTTCAGGTCACACGTGTATTCTGGAAGAGTTAAGATTCCTACTCAGAATAGTTCAAAAAAGATTTGGACAAAAATGGCTCCAACCTTGACGGGATTGATAAATGATAATGTGTGGGCAGGAATGAATTAAAGCAATAGAGCCAACTTATCAATGGATGTGTATTATTAAGAAAGCAAAAATGCTTTGAGTAGGATGTTTTAACAAGAATACCATTAACAATTTGAATCCATTGTTGATAACAATAAACTATGATCaatataagtaaaataaaaataatcgaTGCTTTAGCATCGCATATTACATTTACATTATTATAGGAGCAAGATTGTGGAAGAATCATATCAAAAACTGGAGAGGCCAGCCTAATAAGAGAATCATTGAAACGCAGAACGGATTTTCTTTAGAGTTCTTTATTAACACCAGAGACATTGTGTATACATTTTGAAGTAAggtgtttttttctttctttctgatATTCTTTCCTGTAAAAATAAAACTGAATAATATTTCTTTACAACGAAGTTACAATTTACATTCTTTACAATATATCGTTGGATCTTCCCCCTTCCATTGCAGAATTGGAATAAAAAAAAGGCATTCTGCAAATAATATAGTGCAAATCCTGCggggagaaaaaaataaaaatcgaatgaaaaaaaaaaactgtacTCAACGATGTTTTAATATATGAACACGTGTTACTCAGTGGAAAACTTGAGCAGCGGCGTAATATTCGCTTTCACTGAAACCAGGTCTTAGACTTTCTTGGCACATGAACtccaaaggaaaagaaacaagatgaCCCCTCACTGATGCTAATCTCTCCAATGGATCAGTGCTCTTGATATCTCCATCATGATAGGATTCTAATTTTTGCGGCGCTATTCCTAAATCAATGGTTGTGTGACCAATTCTTTCTTTCCAAAAGGCTACACTCTGTCTGAAAGCAAGTCTGCACAAACAAAAAAGGTGTCAAATTCATGTTAGGACAAAACACATAGGAGAAGATTCACCCAAAGATGAAAACCATCACTGAATATACCTGGTGTGGATTAGATCATTAGGTACACAAGAAAAGACATCCTGGTAAATTGCAGTATTTGTCTGTAAAATGTATCCAAGAACAATTATCAGTATTCTTATTGAAATATCATTTCTAATCCAATTAATCAAAAACATCATTGGAAGACTAAATGatattctcaaaacaacaaaatatgtttaaatgaataaattttacacaaagaaatatccatccaaaagtaatctttataataaattaataatatataccaTTCCAAAGTACtgctatttatataaaaattttatatttccttcttACCTTTGCTGCTGCCATCCAAATATCTTTGTAAGATGATTCAATAATCGGGTCCATTATTTGATTGACCTGTAAACAATGATATTAAAATGATATTCAACAATCAGGCACACCATGACACCACGACATGAGCATGTTTGGTCTGGGGTAAAAATGTGGTGCAGTTTACATGGATAAATTTCATTTGTAAATGTCATTCATAATAACTTGCACGACATCTTTATCCCCAACCAAAACATACTCTTATGTAGTCACAGAATGTTAAGACACTAACCTCTCCTGCTGGTAGACCCAAGTGCTCAGACCATAATGACAAACGGAGAGTCAAGGAGAACTTTCCTGCTTTCCAAGGCTTTCCATCCATATAAGAACCAATGAGCTCTCTGTCTTCTATAACTACTCCAATCTGAAACCCACGTGTAACAATTAAAGGAAAATCCAGTGATGCAACAGTTGTGCATATCAATAGATAACTTAAAATGTTCAATGGTGATAGAAAGTATGCAGGGTaataagaacaacaacaaaagcgAAATCATCTTTTCAACAATTAGATATGAAGAAGACTAAGTTAATTATGTACTCAAACTGG from Arachis duranensis cultivar V14167 chromosome 4, aradu.V14167.gnm2.J7QH, whole genome shotgun sequence encodes:
- the LOC107483540 gene encoding probable protein phosphatase 2C 34 isoform X1, giving the protein MVAMVIRRALHSHLCCNFDWNVAAAMVLFPSLLNGFARKKSCPNDDDNDERKAVKALAKEARKNGLLLSSSGTVKSSKANNFASVFTKKGQKGVNQDRLIVWEEFGWQEDMILCGVFDGHGPWGHYVSKSVMKLVPASLLCNLKENLAATSLDLNYKMEADRRNHHEFDIWKQACIKTCAAVDHHLKQNTGIDSFQSGTTALTVIKQGEDLIISNLGDSRAVLATTLDGGTLSALQLTTDMKPNLPKEAERIMESRGRVFCLEDEPGVYRVWMPNGKTPGLAISRALGDYCVKDFGLISVPEVTQRKLNSRDQFLILASDGVWDVISNQEAVKIVGSSEEKGKAAERLVKCAKHEWKRKRRGIAIDDISAICLFFQPHNNFLTSPSYNV
- the LOC107483540 gene encoding probable protein phosphatase 2C 34 isoform X2 → MGCLCCNFDWNVAAAMVLFPSLLNGFARKKSCPNDDDNDERKAVKALAKEARKNGLLLSSSGTVKSSKANNFASVFTKKGQKGVNQDRLIVWEEFGWQEDMILCGVFDGHGPWGHYVSKSVMKLVPASLLCNLKENLAATSLDLNYKMEADRRNHHEFDIWKQACIKTCAAVDHHLKQNTGIDSFQSGTTALTVIKQGEDLIISNLGDSRAVLATTLDGGTLSALQLTTDMKPNLPKEAERIMESRGRVFCLEDEPGVYRVWMPNGKTPGLAISRALGDYCVKDFGLISVPEVTQRKLNSRDQFLILASDGVWDVISNQEAVKIVGSSEEKGKAAERLVKCAKHEWKRKRRGIAIDDISAICLFFQPHNNFLTSPSYNV
- the LOC107483541 gene encoding uncharacterized protein LOC107483541, with the protein product MNATTLPLPLPLPPLLTSRAFNQRATLSFSLSHFSTLLSLPNCKPFLGQLPPSAAMSTAALRSHSPASQQHPLTELNDESDFESLVSPDGYISICGFGSLLSERSARSTFPDLLNFRVARLNGFRRVFAHVAPVFFERGIAKPETMEISSLSVEPCEGETLIVTVFEIRKSEIPDFIKREVEFRFLAVLPEILDGKPFDFPAVLCTRYSDEEFLNIRCKGSKEVYFQQYGRWNIDKIWRDDVFPCRVYLRHCVLAAKNLGDTAYDNFLDHTYLADRKTTIREYLATTGSGIMEEEPPEPLKYRYGG
- the LOC107483540 gene encoding probable protein phosphatase 2C 34 isoform X3, with the protein product MVLFPSLLNGFARKKSCPNDDDNDERKAVKALAKEARKNGLLLSSSGTVKSSKANNFASVFTKKGQKGVNQDRLIVWEEFGWQEDMILCGVFDGHGPWGHYVSKSVMKLVPASLLCNLKENLAATSLDLNYKMEADRRNHHEFDIWKQACIKTCAAVDHHLKQNTGIDSFQSGTTALTVIKQGEDLIISNLGDSRAVLATTLDGGTLSALQLTTDMKPNLPKEAERIMESRGRVFCLEDEPGVYRVWMPNGKTPGLAISRALGDYCVKDFGLISVPEVTQRKLNSRDQFLILASDGVWDVISNQEAVKIVGSSEEKGKAAERLVKCAKHEWKRKRRGIAIDDISAICLFFQPHNNFLTSPSYNV